Proteins encoded together in one Musa acuminata AAA Group cultivar baxijiao chromosome BXJ3-6, Cavendish_Baxijiao_AAA, whole genome shotgun sequence window:
- the LOC135585784 gene encoding protein DROOPING LEAF-like isoform X2: MHKADHKHLPQTSSILVGVPCKRMMDTITVKCGHCNHLSFLGPRPIVQSLTPTNHHLIGLQGPCTDCLRGQPSPPSSSTSIEQMIQSPQFVMKPPEKKHRMPSAYNRFMKEEIQRIKAAKPDIPHREAFSMAAKNWAKCDPRCSSTIVSPSDTNELAPVPDSERSSCSRMESSSVCKQLEKKD, from the exons ATGCATAAAGCAGATCATAAGCACCTTCCTCAAACTTCGAGCATTCTA GTTGGAGTTCCATGCAAGCGGATGATGGATACAATTACTGTGAAATGTGGTCACTGCAACCATCTCTCCTTTCTCGGTCCCAGACCCATTGTGCAGTCCCTTACTCCCACTAATCATCATCTCATAGGCCTTCAG GGTCCTTGCACCGACTGCCTGAGAGGACAACCttcaccaccatcatcatcaacTTCAATTGAGCAAATGATCCAAAGCCCACAATTTGTCATGAAAC CTCCCGAGAAGAAGCACAGAATGCCTTCTGCTTATAATCGCTTCATGAA GGAGGAAATACAACGAATCAAGGCAGCTAAACCTGATATTCCTCACCGGGAAGCATTTAGCATGGCTGCAAAGAAT TGGGCTAAGTGTGATCCTCGTTGCTCGTCGACTATTGTTTCGCCTTCTGATACCAATGAACTGGCTCCCGTTCCAGATTCG GAAAGAAGCAGTTGCTCTAGAATGGAAAGCTCAAGTGTTTGCAAGCAATTGGAAAAGAAGGATTAG
- the LOC135585784 gene encoding protein DROOPING LEAF-like isoform X1 — MSGGSHGHYCQNRNPKPWRMPTAVSISWARERRSITLFFSPGLACLFFLVMDLVSPTEQLCYVRCTYCNTVLAVGVPCKRMMDTITVKCGHCNHLSFLGPRPIVQSLTPTNHHLIGLQGPCTDCLRGQPSPPSSSTSIEQMIQSPQFVMKPPEKKHRMPSAYNRFMKEEIQRIKAAKPDIPHREAFSMAAKNWAKCDPRCSSTIVSPSDTNELAPVPDSERSSCSRMESSSVCKQLEKKD, encoded by the exons ATGAGTGGGGGTTCCCACGGGCATTATTGCCAGAATAGAAACCCTAAGCCATGGCGCATGCCCACTGCAGTGAGCATCTCTTGGGCACGGGAGAGGAGGTCTATCACCCTCTTCTTCTCCCCCGGCTTAGCTTGTCTCTTCTTCTTAGTCATGGATTTGGTCTCTCCCACTGAGCAACTGTGCTACGTGCGTTGCACCTACTGCAACACTGTTCTTGCG GTTGGAGTTCCATGCAAGCGGATGATGGATACAATTACTGTGAAATGTGGTCACTGCAACCATCTCTCCTTTCTCGGTCCCAGACCCATTGTGCAGTCCCTTACTCCCACTAATCATCATCTCATAGGCCTTCAG GGTCCTTGCACCGACTGCCTGAGAGGACAACCttcaccaccatcatcatcaacTTCAATTGAGCAAATGATCCAAAGCCCACAATTTGTCATGAAAC CTCCCGAGAAGAAGCACAGAATGCCTTCTGCTTATAATCGCTTCATGAA GGAGGAAATACAACGAATCAAGGCAGCTAAACCTGATATTCCTCACCGGGAAGCATTTAGCATGGCTGCAAAGAAT TGGGCTAAGTGTGATCCTCGTTGCTCGTCGACTATTGTTTCGCCTTCTGATACCAATGAACTGGCTCCCGTTCCAGATTCG GAAAGAAGCAGTTGCTCTAGAATGGAAAGCTCAAGTGTTTGCAAGCAATTGGAAAAGAAGGATTAG